In a single window of the Saccharothrix australiensis genome:
- a CDS encoding Dyp-type peroxidase yields MRRAEGHPSRRAFLGAGATALAAGLTAGCEAGDSPPGRDAPATAAPVTPTGVHQAGITLPAEAQPNLLVVVADVDGGAAVGPLLAELGEAVRALASGADARLLGLPAGDLTVTIGIGPRLVRLAGAGLPGGADLPPFSHERVEPRARGGDLLVQVCAGDAVVPPVAAAALLALAGDRVRERWRQSGRRGPAVPVRQGRTAPRNVMGFVDGVVGPHSTAQQQRDLWLAGPAPVAGGTIAVLRRMEVDLARFAALPVAAQEAVFGRRRDTGAPLSGGDIAADPDLGAKTPDGRYLVPADAHLRRAHPAVVGVGLMLRRSYSIDEPAPGLLFISFQNDLRTFTNTLARMEGGDALLPFTTTTAAANFLVLPGFDEQRPLGATLFP; encoded by the coding sequence GTGCGCCGAGCCGAAGGTCACCCATCACGCCGTGCGTTCCTCGGGGCCGGGGCCACCGCGCTGGCCGCCGGCCTCACCGCGGGCTGCGAAGCAGGCGACTCCCCGCCGGGGCGCGACGCACCCGCGACGGCCGCGCCGGTGACACCCACGGGCGTGCACCAGGCGGGCATCACGCTCCCCGCCGAAGCCCAGCCCAACCTGCTGGTGGTGGTGGCCGACGTCGACGGGGGCGCGGCCGTCGGCCCGCTGCTGGCCGAACTCGGCGAGGCCGTCCGCGCGCTCGCCTCGGGCGCCGACGCCCGGCTGCTCGGCCTGCCGGCGGGCGACCTCACCGTGACGATCGGGATCGGTCCCCGGCTGGTGCGCCTGGCCGGGGCGGGCCTGCCCGGCGGCGCGGACCTCCCGCCGTTCTCCCACGAGCGGGTCGAACCGCGGGCGCGGGGCGGCGACCTGCTGGTGCAGGTCTGCGCGGGTGACGCGGTCGTCCCGCCGGTCGCCGCCGCGGCGCTGCTGGCCCTGGCGGGCGACCGGGTGCGCGAGCGCTGGCGGCAGTCCGGGCGGCGCGGCCCGGCCGTCCCGGTGCGCCAGGGCCGCACCGCGCCGCGCAACGTCATGGGGTTCGTCGACGGCGTCGTCGGCCCGCACTCGACCGCCCAGCAGCAACGGGACCTGTGGCTGGCCGGGCCCGCCCCGGTCGCCGGCGGCACCATCGCCGTGCTCCGGCGCATGGAGGTGGACCTGGCGCGGTTCGCCGCGCTGCCCGTGGCCGCCCAGGAGGCGGTCTTCGGCCGACGCCGGGACACCGGCGCGCCGCTCTCCGGCGGCGACATCGCCGCGGACCCGGACCTCGGCGCGAAGACGCCGGACGGTCGCTACCTCGTCCCGGCGGACGCCCACCTGCGCAGGGCGCACCCCGCGGTGGTCGGCGTCGGCCTCATGCTGCGCCGCTCCTACAGCATCGACGAACCCGCGCCCGGCCTGCTGTTCATCAGCTTCCAGAACGACCTCCGGACGTTCACCAACACCCTCGCCCGGATGGAGGGCGGCGACGCCCTGCTGCCGTTCACCACCACCACCGCCGCCGCGAACTTCCTGGTGCTGCCCGGCTTCGACGAGCAGCGCCCGCTCGGCGCGACCCTCTTCCCTTAG
- a CDS encoding right-handed parallel beta-helix repeat-containing protein, whose protein sequence is MLRFGLAAIVAVPALVLAGCGADGGGGSGQGSRPDGAQVTIRVPADAPTISAAVSLARPGDLVLVAPGVYHESVRVGTARVTLRGENRDAVVIDGQLRQPNGVVVTAPGVAVENLTVRNNTQNGVLVTGSASAATGTPGHGGYDTGDEPVAFLKSFLVSHVTATRNGLYGIYAFSAQDGAIEHSYASGSADSGIYVGQCKPCRIVVRDNVAELNAVGFEGTNAGGEMYVVGNRFVGNRVGLTTNSDHQEKLLPQQGSHVVGNLVAANQQGATPEQADGGWGIGVGIDGGSDNQVVRNRIEGNANAGLVITATADIPPNGNQVVDNTFTANGVDVGWTFPTATRGRGNCLRGNELTTTAPEGLATTASCPAADQPATPSGTWASPKAPRGIPFTDVAAPAAQPQLPDATTAGATAVPDVPALPDVARVPLPSAALLVDRALVRTP, encoded by the coding sequence ATGCTTCGTTTCGGCCTTGCCGCGATCGTGGCGGTGCCGGCCCTGGTTCTGGCGGGCTGCGGCGCGGACGGCGGCGGCGGATCGGGCCAGGGCAGCCGACCGGACGGCGCGCAGGTGACGATCCGGGTGCCCGCCGACGCCCCGACGATCTCCGCCGCGGTGTCCCTCGCCCGGCCCGGCGACCTCGTGCTGGTCGCGCCGGGCGTCTACCACGAGTCGGTCAGGGTGGGCACGGCGCGGGTGACGCTGCGCGGCGAGAACCGCGACGCGGTCGTCATCGACGGGCAGCTTCGTCAGCCGAACGGCGTCGTCGTCACCGCGCCCGGAGTCGCGGTGGAGAACCTGACCGTCCGGAACAACACCCAGAACGGGGTGCTGGTCACCGGTTCGGCGTCGGCGGCCACCGGGACACCGGGGCACGGCGGCTACGACACCGGCGACGAGCCGGTCGCCTTCCTGAAGTCGTTCCTGGTCTCCCACGTGACCGCCACCCGCAACGGGCTGTACGGCATCTACGCGTTCTCCGCCCAGGACGGGGCCATCGAGCACTCGTACGCGTCGGGCTCGGCCGACTCCGGCATCTACGTCGGGCAGTGCAAGCCCTGCCGCATCGTGGTCCGCGACAACGTCGCGGAGCTGAACGCGGTCGGGTTCGAGGGCACCAACGCCGGCGGGGAGATGTACGTGGTGGGCAACCGCTTCGTCGGCAACCGGGTCGGGCTCACCACGAACTCCGACCACCAGGAGAAGTTGCTCCCGCAGCAGGGTTCCCACGTCGTCGGCAACCTGGTCGCGGCCAACCAGCAGGGCGCGACGCCCGAGCAGGCCGACGGCGGGTGGGGCATCGGCGTCGGCATCGACGGCGGCAGCGACAACCAGGTGGTCCGCAACCGGATCGAGGGCAACGCCAACGCCGGGCTGGTGATCACCGCGACCGCCGACATACCGCCGAACGGCAACCAGGTCGTGGACAACACCTTCACCGCCAACGGCGTCGACGTCGGCTGGACGTTCCCGACCGCGACCCGCGGGCGGGGGAACTGCTTGCGCGGCAACGAACTCACGACGACGGCCCCCGAAGGGCTCGCGACGACCGCGTCCTGCCCGGCCGCCGACCAGCCGGCCACGCCGTCCGGCACGTGGGCGAGCCCGAAGGCGCCTCGCGGCATCCCGTTCACCGACGTGGCCGCGCCCGCCGCGCAACCGCAGCTCCCCGACGCCACCACCGCCGGCGCGACCGCCGTCCCGGACGTCCCCGCGCTGCCGGACGTCGCGCGGGTCCCGCTGCCGTCGGCGGCGCTGCTGGTCGACCGCGCGCTGGTGCGGACGCCCTGA
- a CDS encoding SdrD B-like domain-containing protein, which produces MSGTVHDDFHKGMAMSRRTRTPAGRLARLGLAGLLLAGSGTTGAVTGTAAASATDGTVTVQVLRDFFGTGVINTAMDVPQRGMRVDVSDPAGHHVTGTTDATGKVVVPPSEALVGGHYRVDVTIPEPYRDYLQAAPASTAANQFDSFTTFVDVSEGKDASVITAVWNPAHFTLPDTRYFVPIQSGASGADNRALVAFGVNTRGTCPTDVRCPDTLATQEQVGTTFGLAYDKYRKRLFQSAFARRHAPYGPEGGDAIYTVPVDGGGTPRLFAKVAGAAVTPHATGNMIKDGGFTDVPGKESIGGLALSEDGTTLYALNLLTRSLVSFDATGAAVVAATAAVPVPDPGCAAATDWRPFSVIEHDSTLYVGGVCSAESTQNRADLRAVVYAYDGTRFTTVLSQPLTAERGQVLTGRTNDRTNRWNPWNTDLAGWDRHDTGGGALIDPQPQLASLAFTRDGSMVLGFRDRFMDAVGWNSLDPRPGDDSVENGFSGGDINMACANPAGGYLWEGTGTCPDHAKNTNDGRQSDGVVEYFPGEYFSPAGPAESGPHQETAQGAVAYIPQQQWVISTQMDPTVNVATGGTGYYDVNTGVGPGNAPRANAFQFVGANQNGFGKAGGLGAIAYQAANAPIQIGNLVWFDGDRNGVQDPADVRLPNATINLLDESGKQVATTKTDAAGEYYFGGVGAAYELTPGAKYTVQFDVCTAKTDRVPGRPPATDLRFTLPLTGDDRVHDSNVVPPTTGRLCNGYAPVVAPDEPGEVDHTIDAGVHIPEPPTTTTTPPTTVPPTTSEPPTSPAPTTTVPAPPGKHPRSLASTGVGGLPWVVLVGVLVLGAGVALAILSRKRRAKQN; this is translated from the coding sequence TTGTCTGGCACGGTTCACGACGACTTCCACAAGGGGATGGCGATGAGCCGGAGAACCCGGACGCCCGCGGGCCGCCTGGCGCGGTTGGGACTGGCCGGCCTGCTGCTGGCGGGCAGCGGCACCACCGGGGCGGTGACCGGGACGGCCGCCGCTTCGGCGACGGACGGCACGGTGACGGTCCAGGTGCTGCGGGACTTCTTCGGCACCGGCGTGATCAACACGGCGATGGACGTGCCGCAGCGCGGCATGCGCGTCGACGTCTCCGACCCGGCGGGCCACCACGTCACCGGCACCACGGACGCCACCGGGAAGGTCGTCGTGCCGCCGTCCGAGGCGCTGGTAGGCGGCCACTACCGCGTCGACGTCACCATCCCCGAGCCCTACCGCGACTACCTCCAGGCCGCGCCCGCCTCCACGGCGGCCAACCAGTTCGACAGCTTCACCACCTTCGTGGACGTGTCGGAGGGCAAGGACGCCTCGGTCATCACCGCGGTGTGGAACCCCGCCCACTTCACGCTGCCGGACACCCGGTACTTCGTGCCGATCCAGAGCGGCGCGAGCGGCGCGGACAACCGAGCGTTGGTCGCGTTCGGGGTGAACACCCGCGGCACCTGCCCCACCGACGTGCGGTGCCCGGACACGCTCGCCACCCAGGAGCAGGTCGGCACGACCTTCGGGCTGGCCTACGACAAGTACCGGAAGCGGCTGTTCCAGAGCGCGTTCGCCCGGCGGCACGCGCCGTACGGGCCGGAGGGCGGCGACGCGATCTACACCGTCCCGGTCGACGGTGGCGGCACGCCGAGGCTGTTCGCGAAGGTGGCGGGCGCGGCGGTGACGCCCCACGCCACCGGCAACATGATCAAGGACGGCGGGTTCACCGACGTGCCGGGCAAGGAGAGCATCGGCGGCCTGGCCCTGTCGGAGGACGGCACGACGCTGTACGCGCTGAACCTGTTGACGCGGAGCCTGGTGAGCTTCGACGCGACCGGTGCCGCCGTCGTCGCGGCCACCGCCGCGGTGCCGGTGCCGGACCCCGGCTGCGCGGCGGCCACCGACTGGCGGCCGTTCTCCGTCATCGAGCACGACAGCACCCTGTACGTCGGCGGCGTGTGCAGCGCGGAGAGCACGCAGAACCGCGCGGACCTGAGGGCGGTCGTCTACGCCTACGACGGCACGCGGTTCACCACGGTGCTGTCCCAGCCGCTGACCGCCGAGCGCGGTCAGGTCCTCACCGGCCGGACCAACGACCGCACCAACCGCTGGAACCCGTGGAACACCGACCTGGCCGGCTGGGACCGGCACGACACCGGTGGCGGCGCGCTGATCGACCCGCAGCCGCAGTTGGCGAGCCTGGCCTTCACGCGCGACGGTTCGATGGTCCTCGGCTTCCGCGACCGGTTCATGGACGCGGTGGGCTGGAACTCGCTGGACCCGCGGCCGGGTGACGACTCGGTCGAGAACGGCTTCTCCGGCGGCGACATCAACATGGCCTGCGCCAACCCCGCCGGCGGCTACCTCTGGGAGGGCACCGGCACCTGCCCGGACCACGCGAAGAACACCAACGACGGCCGCCAGTCCGACGGCGTGGTCGAGTACTTCCCCGGCGAGTACTTCTCGCCGGCGGGCCCGGCGGAGAGCGGGCCGCACCAGGAGACCGCGCAGGGCGCGGTCGCCTACATCCCGCAGCAGCAGTGGGTGATCAGCACGCAGATGGACCCGACCGTCAACGTCGCCACCGGCGGGACCGGTTACTACGACGTCAACACCGGCGTGGGACCGGGCAACGCGCCACGGGCCAACGCCTTCCAGTTCGTCGGGGCGAACCAGAACGGGTTCGGCAAGGCGGGCGGGCTCGGTGCCATCGCGTACCAGGCGGCGAACGCGCCGATCCAGATCGGCAACCTGGTGTGGTTCGACGGCGACCGCAACGGCGTCCAGGACCCGGCGGACGTGCGGCTGCCGAACGCGACCATCAACCTGCTGGACGAGTCCGGCAAGCAGGTCGCGACGACGAAGACCGACGCGGCGGGCGAGTACTACTTCGGCGGTGTCGGCGCGGCCTACGAGCTGACGCCGGGCGCGAAGTACACGGTGCAGTTCGACGTGTGCACCGCGAAGACCGACAGGGTGCCCGGCCGGCCGCCGGCGACCGACCTGCGGTTCACGCTCCCGCTGACCGGTGACGACCGGGTGCACGACTCCAACGTGGTCCCGCCGACCACCGGGCGGCTGTGCAACGGGTACGCGCCCGTCGTCGCGCCGGACGAGCCAGGGGAGGTCGACCACACGATCGACGCGGGCGTGCACATCCCCGAGCCGCCGACGACCACGACGACGCCGCCGACGACGGTGCCGCCGACGACGTCCGAGCCGCCGACGAGCCCGGCCCCGACCACGACGGTGCCGGCCCCGCCCGGCAAGCACCCGCGTTCGCTGGCCTCCACCGGTGTCGGCGGCCTGCCGTGGGTGGTCCTCGTCGGCGTCCTGGTGCTCGGCGCGGGCGTGGCACTCGCGATCCTGAGCCGGAAGCGCCGCGCCAAGCAGAACTGA
- a CDS encoding class I SAM-dependent DNA methyltransferase: protein MNRPSALHDTKTAYDAVAPLYAELFSDVLDSLPMERALLAAFAELVQAHDAGPVADIGCGPGHVTAHVHALGPTTFGIDLSSEMVALARRAHPELRFDEGSMTDLDLADGTLGGVLALYSVIHTPPARLPAVFAEFQRVLAPGGHLLLGFFAGDDPLPQEFDHKVALAYRWSPDALADLLRRAGFAEVARLLREPREGERFQQAHLLMRKP from the coding sequence GTGAACCGACCGTCCGCCCTGCACGACACCAAGACGGCCTACGACGCCGTCGCCCCCCTCTACGCCGAGCTCTTCAGCGACGTGCTCGACTCCTTGCCGATGGAGCGGGCGCTGCTGGCCGCGTTCGCCGAACTCGTGCAGGCCCACGACGCCGGACCGGTCGCCGACATCGGGTGCGGACCCGGCCACGTCACGGCGCACGTGCACGCCCTCGGGCCGACCACCTTCGGCATCGACCTGTCCTCCGAGATGGTCGCCCTGGCCCGCCGAGCCCATCCGGAACTGCGGTTCGACGAAGGGTCGATGACCGACCTCGACCTCGCCGACGGAACGCTCGGCGGCGTCCTCGCGCTCTACTCCGTCATCCACACGCCTCCGGCGCGGCTGCCGGCGGTGTTCGCCGAGTTCCAGCGGGTGCTGGCACCGGGCGGGCACCTGCTGCTCGGGTTCTTCGCCGGCGACGACCCGCTGCCGCAGGAGTTCGACCACAAGGTCGCGCTCGCCTACCGGTGGTCGCCCGACGCCCTCGCGGACCTGTTGCGCCGGGCCGGGTTCGCCGAGGTCGCCCGGTTGCTGCGGGAGCCCCGCGAGGGCGAGCGGTTCCAGCAGGCCCACCTGTTGATGCGCAAGCCCTGA
- a CDS encoding metallophosphoesterase family protein: protein MDRRSFMLATGGALATTAALGVEADATPGRDPHGSAVRFNIISDIQGDLADFGKALDDIHATNPKGAGLGVAGDITPRGYDFEYAQVRSVLDKHPHPRNVAWAIGNHEFYVPKWRDPDTLAQETWPNGTTEDSLFRSFYNFAGRNTVYSETSFGGVPVLCLGTERYAKYHDPKLWDEVWLSDQQFTWLERRLAHWDRWRKPVMVLTHHPLPNTVSGTRNKLYLSDYLQADRLLSVLGRYRDVFLFSGHTHWDLNLSDWVTRRVVPGSGNLEGFTVVNTGAVQTGWVDDGKGGEVSLGGSFNQGLQVEVYHRAVVIKARDFTTGTWLKQITVPLRDSL, encoded by the coding sequence ATGGATCGCAGGTCGTTCATGCTGGCCACGGGTGGCGCGTTGGCCACGACCGCCGCCCTGGGCGTCGAGGCCGACGCCACGCCCGGCCGGGACCCGCACGGCTCGGCGGTGCGGTTCAACATCATCAGCGACATCCAGGGCGACCTGGCCGACTTCGGCAAGGCCCTGGACGACATCCACGCCACCAACCCCAAGGGCGCCGGGTTGGGCGTGGCCGGCGACATCACCCCGCGCGGCTACGACTTCGAGTACGCCCAGGTGCGATCGGTGCTGGACAAGCACCCGCACCCGAGGAACGTGGCCTGGGCCATCGGCAACCACGAGTTCTACGTGCCGAAGTGGCGGGACCCGGACACCCTCGCCCAGGAGACCTGGCCCAACGGCACCACCGAGGACTCGCTGTTCCGCAGCTTCTACAACTTCGCCGGGCGCAACACGGTCTACTCGGAGACCTCCTTCGGCGGCGTGCCGGTGCTGTGCCTGGGCACCGAGCGCTACGCCAAGTACCACGACCCGAAGCTGTGGGACGAGGTGTGGCTCAGCGACCAGCAGTTCACCTGGCTGGAGCGGCGGCTGGCGCACTGGGACCGGTGGCGCAAGCCGGTGATGGTGCTGACCCACCACCCGCTGCCGAACACCGTGTCCGGCACCCGCAACAAGCTCTACCTGAGCGACTACCTCCAGGCCGACCGGCTGCTCTCGGTGCTCGGCAGGTACCGGGACGTGTTCCTGTTCTCCGGGCACACCCACTGGGACCTCAACCTGTCCGACTGGGTGACCCGACGGGTCGTGCCGGGCAGCGGCAACCTCGAAGGCTTCACCGTGGTCAACACCGGGGCCGTGCAGACCGGCTGGGTGGACGACGGCAAGGGCGGCGAGGTCTCCCTGGGCGGCAGCTTCAACCAGGGCCTCCAGGTCGAGGTGTACCACCGCGCCGTGGTGATCAAGGCACGCGACTTCACCACCGGCACGTGGCTGAAGCAGATCACCGTGCCGCTGCGCGACAGCCTCTGA
- a CDS encoding SCO4402 family protein → MNDHGAGAERATARVRYPEMRAEVVEAVRALSDPEYQQRVWVRRELPHPEYYDELSHNIHVLYDDTPVFDDPSSTIGQILRGEAEAQALRALKASLEALFDVHGTGLSDERYLSLAGWAGVIESARHALEVLTRDDAGGDA, encoded by the coding sequence GTGAACGATCACGGTGCCGGCGCGGAACGCGCCACGGCGAGAGTCCGGTACCCGGAGATGCGCGCGGAAGTCGTCGAGGCGGTTCGGGCGCTGTCCGACCCGGAGTACCAGCAACGGGTCTGGGTGCGGCGCGAACTGCCGCACCCGGAGTACTACGACGAGTTGTCGCACAACATCCACGTCCTCTACGACGACACCCCGGTGTTCGACGACCCGTCCTCGACGATCGGGCAGATCCTTCGCGGCGAGGCGGAGGCGCAGGCGCTGCGGGCCTTGAAGGCGTCGCTGGAGGCGCTGTTCGACGTGCACGGGACCGGGCTGTCCGACGAGCGCTACCTGAGCCTGGCGGGGTGGGCGGGGGTGATCGAATCGGCACGCCACGCACTGGAGGTGCTGACCCGTGACGACGCGGGCGGCGACGCGTGA
- a CDS encoding HEAT repeat domain-containing protein, which translates to MVSINTTNGTPQNARLADALGAEAASVRLQAALAVGSNPDVGLLEALVGRCAVEPDFFVRDMLSWALTRLPSEVTLPRLRRELDSERAQARSQALHTLSKIGDKSAWAWITRPMLRDADDEVARTAWRVAVALVPEGEEAGLADELVGQLGRGGRSVRLSLSRALVDLGDVILPALEKAAANPDPAVAGHARATGFLLKNPEAGFDAAVEEAKRVVALGPERAAAAAAAAASEAVQAGEGSAC; encoded by the coding sequence GTGGTTTCGATCAACACGACAAACGGAACCCCGCAGAACGCCCGCCTGGCGGACGCCCTGGGCGCCGAGGCCGCGTCGGTCCGGCTCCAGGCGGCCCTGGCGGTCGGTTCGAACCCCGACGTCGGCCTGCTGGAGGCGCTGGTCGGGCGGTGCGCGGTCGAGCCGGACTTCTTCGTGCGGGACATGCTGTCCTGGGCGCTGACCCGCCTGCCGTCGGAGGTCACCCTGCCCCGGCTCCGCAGGGAGCTGGACTCCGAGCGCGCCCAAGCCCGCAGCCAGGCGTTGCACACGCTGTCCAAGATCGGCGACAAGAGCGCGTGGGCGTGGATCACGCGCCCCATGCTGCGCGACGCCGACGACGAGGTCGCGCGGACCGCGTGGCGCGTCGCGGTCGCCCTCGTGCCCGAGGGCGAGGAGGCGGGCCTGGCCGACGAACTGGTCGGGCAGCTCGGTCGCGGCGGCCGGTCCGTGCGGCTGAGCCTGAGCCGCGCCCTCGTCGACCTCGGCGACGTCATCCTGCCCGCGCTGGAGAAGGCCGCGGCGAATCCCGACCCGGCGGTCGCCGGGCACGCCCGCGCCACCGGGTTCCTGCTCAAGAACCCGGAGGCCGGTTTCGACGCGGCCGTCGAAGAGGCCAAGCGGGTCGTCGCGCTCGGTCCGGAACGGGCCGCCGCCGCCGCTGCCGCCGCCGCGTCGGAAGCCGTCCAGGCCGGGGAGGGCTCGGCTTGCTGA
- a CDS encoding MerR family transcriptional regulator produces the protein MLIGDVARQSGVSARMLRYYDALGLVRPTCRTVGGYREYSAEDVRRIFHVESLRSLGLSLKQVARALDDPDFAPSTLVGELIRWAEDRLAREQELLERLRAIDASAPTGWQGVLRIVELMQGLDSTSAARRQQAVLTRPEGVPASGELLAGAALAESDPHVAGALRWALARSGSEGVATLAEGVRSEDAEVRLRAVLAIAEIPDAPGATEVLADALDDPDATVRGQAALALGSRGVAAAVPTLVGMVVEGVNDVDAAEVLGTLSRDPACADEILTALVDGLAAATGDAAARIRLAQALVELSGTTGQEVLRRLSHDDDRAVALVAWAFVEVLEDRSAGGGDS, from the coding sequence TTGCTGATCGGCGACGTGGCCCGCCAGTCGGGCGTGAGCGCCCGGATGCTCCGGTACTACGACGCCCTCGGGCTGGTGCGGCCGACCTGCCGCACCGTCGGCGGTTACCGCGAGTACTCCGCCGAGGACGTCCGCAGGATCTTCCACGTGGAGAGCCTGCGGTCCCTCGGGCTCTCGCTCAAGCAGGTCGCGCGTGCGCTGGACGACCCCGACTTCGCGCCGTCCACCCTGGTCGGCGAACTCATCCGGTGGGCGGAGGACCGCCTGGCGCGGGAGCAGGAACTGCTCGAACGGCTCCGCGCGATCGACGCGTCCGCGCCCACCGGCTGGCAGGGCGTCCTGCGCATCGTCGAACTCATGCAGGGGCTCGACTCGACCAGTGCCGCGCGCAGGCAGCAGGCCGTGCTGACCCGGCCGGAGGGCGTGCCCGCGTCCGGTGAACTGCTGGCCGGTGCGGCCCTGGCCGAGTCCGACCCCCACGTCGCGGGCGCGCTGCGGTGGGCGCTCGCCCGATCGGGCAGCGAGGGCGTGGCGACGCTGGCCGAGGGCGTGCGGTCGGAGGACGCGGAAGTCCGGCTGCGGGCGGTGCTGGCGATCGCGGAGATCCCGGATGCGCCGGGGGCGACCGAGGTGCTCGCGGACGCGCTCGACGACCCGGACGCGACGGTGCGCGGGCAGGCCGCCCTGGCGTTGGGCAGCCGCGGTGTGGCCGCGGCGGTGCCGACGTTGGTCGGCATGGTGGTCGAGGGCGTCAACGACGTCGACGCGGCGGAGGTGCTGGGCACGCTGTCGCGGGACCCCGCCTGCGCGGACGAGATCCTGACCGCGTTGGTCGACGGGCTCGCCGCGGCCACCGGGGACGCCGCGGCGCGGATACGCCTGGCCCAAGCCCTGGTCGAGCTGTCGGGGACTACGGGGCAGGAGGTGCTGCGCCGCCTGTCCCACGACGACGACCGGGCGGTGGCCCTCGTCGCCTGGGCCTTCGTCGAGGTTCTGGAGGATCGGTCGGCCGGCGGCGGGGACTCCTGA
- a CDS encoding DUF4291 domain-containing protein, whose protein sequence is MEPTEQQPKREVRARYDDDTIRVYQAYPPSIADGAPAAGTFVSPFKRERMTWIKPSFLWMAYRCGYAGKSGQERVPAVDITREGFHWALAHAVLSRFVPAVHGDQKAWASAARECPVRVQWDPERDLRHRPLDHRAVQVGLGGEAVRRHVEEWIIAITDVTDVMRTVGGLVAAGRDGEANDLLPAERPYQLPADLVTRLRAG, encoded by the coding sequence GTGGAACCGACCGAACAGCAGCCCAAGCGCGAGGTACGCGCTCGGTACGACGATGACACCATCAGGGTGTACCAGGCATACCCACCGTCCATCGCGGACGGCGCTCCAGCGGCCGGCACGTTCGTGTCCCCGTTCAAGCGAGAGCGCATGACGTGGATCAAGCCCTCGTTCCTGTGGATGGCTTATCGCTGCGGTTACGCGGGCAAGTCCGGGCAGGAGCGGGTGCCGGCCGTCGACATCACGCGCGAGGGGTTCCACTGGGCCTTGGCGCACGCGGTGCTCAGCCGTTTCGTGCCCGCCGTGCACGGCGACCAGAAGGCGTGGGCCTCGGCGGCGCGGGAGTGCCCCGTGCGGGTGCAGTGGGACCCCGAGCGGGACCTGCGACACCGACCGCTCGACCACCGGGCCGTCCAGGTCGGTCTGGGCGGCGAGGCGGTGCGGCGCCACGTGGAGGAGTGGATCATTGCCATCACCGACGTCACCGACGTGATGCGCACCGTGGGAGGTCTGGTCGCGGCCGGCCGGGACGGGGAGGCGAACGACCTCCTGCCGGCGGAACGCCCGTATCAGCTGCCGGCGGACCTCGTCACCCGGCTGCGTGCCGGCTGA
- a CDS encoding GNAT family N-acetyltransferase yields MTEGVEIAPFTPGAATEADLIGYHDVMLARQETDRPDEPRLSYDDCLGRLNTPFPGFGPVAYWVARTDGALAGSATVYFPDGAAATTALAEIVVHPRYRGRGIGTALLREVLPELRARGRSVVEGWQVTRGSAGDRWAAGLGFRTVHTVVLQLLLVAERDAAAWTVPVPPGYRLRQWSVAAPAELTASYVLAREAIHDAPIGDLAVRPPKWTVEYLRAREAEMREQDVELRVVVAQHEATGVVAGFTEVELHPHRPNWAFQRDTAVVSAHRGRGLGRSVKARMMRWLLADRPNLERVYTGTGVENVHMQQVNHQLGFSTVRTMIAVNQEITRLEETLT; encoded by the coding sequence ATGACCGAGGGCGTGGAGATCGCACCGTTCACGCCGGGGGCGGCGACGGAGGCGGACCTCATCGGCTACCACGACGTCATGCTGGCCCGGCAGGAGACCGACCGGCCCGACGAGCCCCGGTTGAGCTACGACGACTGCCTGGGGCGGCTGAACACGCCGTTCCCCGGTTTCGGTCCGGTGGCGTACTGGGTGGCCCGGACCGACGGGGCGTTGGCGGGCTCGGCCACCGTCTACTTCCCCGACGGTGCGGCCGCCACGACCGCCCTCGCCGAGATCGTCGTCCACCCGCGGTACCGCGGGCGTGGCATCGGGACCGCCCTGCTGCGGGAGGTGCTCCCCGAACTGCGCGCCCGCGGGCGTTCCGTCGTCGAGGGGTGGCAGGTCACCCGGGGCTCCGCCGGCGACCGCTGGGCGGCGGGGCTGGGTTTCCGCACCGTGCACACGGTGGTCCTGCAACTCCTGCTGGTCGCCGAACGGGACGCCGCGGCGTGGACCGTGCCGGTGCCACCCGGCTACCGCCTGCGCCAGTGGTCCGTCGCCGCGCCGGCGGAACTCACCGCGTCCTACGTGCTCGCACGCGAGGCGATCCACGATGCTCCGATCGGTGATCTCGCGGTCAGGCCACCGAAGTGGACCGTCGAGTACTTGCGCGCGCGTGAGGCGGAGATGCGCGAGCAGGACGTGGAGCTGCGCGTCGTCGTAGCACAGCACGAGGCCACCGGTGTGGTGGCGGGCTTCACCGAGGTCGAACTGCACCCCCACCGCCCGAACTGGGCCTTCCAACGGGACACCGCGGTGGTTTCCGCGCACCGGGGCCGTGGGTTGGGCCGATCCGTCAAAGCCCGGATGATGCGCTGGCTGCTCGCCGACCGACCGAACCTGGAACGCGTCTACACCGGGACGGGTGTGGAGAACGTGCACATGCAGCAGGTCAACCACCAGTTGGGGTTCTCCACGGTGCGCACGATGATCGCGGTCAACCAGGAGATCACCCGACTGGAAGAAACGCTTACCTGA